CAGCCCATGACCTTGAAAAATTATTTGCAGTCTCCCCAGCTAGGGGTGAACTTGTTGCTAGCTGTCTTAGTTCTGGCAGAAGTTGTCCCTGCACAATCTGTCCATGCAGGGGAACTCCCAGACGGCAAAGCCCTCCCCATCCTTGCAGCCCCAAATGACGCAGGCACGCTGGTCACTCCAGACGGCGATCGCTTTGATATTACTGGGGGTCAGCGATCGCAAGATGGCGCGAATCTGTTTCACAGCTTTAGTCAATTCATCTTAGAAACAGGCTACACGGCCAATTTTCTTGCTGATCCCGCGACGCAAAATATCTTGGCGCGAGTGGTGGGTGGCAACTTATCCTCAATTGATGGCTTAATTCAAGTGACAGGCGGCGGCCCCAATTTATTTCTCATTAATCCTGCGGGGATCGTGTTCGGTGCCAACGCCAGCCTCAACGTACCTGGCTCTTTCACCGCTACAACTGCGAATGGAGTCGGCTTTGGCAAAGAATGGTTGAACGCTTCTGGCCCCAACAACTATGAAAGCTTAGTCGGCACGCCAGAGTTATTTGCCTTCAGCATGAGCCAACCTGGAGGCATCATCAATACTGGAAAACTAGAAGTTGCCGCCGGACAGAATTTAACGTTGCTGGGTGGCACAGTTGTCAGTACAGGTGAGCTGAAGGCGTCAGAGGGGCACATTACCGTGGCTGCGGTTCCAGGTAATAGCTTGGTACGACTGAGCCAAGCCGAAAGTTTGCTGACTTTAGATATTCAAGCGATCGCCCCTGACACCTCTCAACCCAATACCTGGGATTTCCCAATTGTGGATCTACCTGATCTCCTCACAGGGGGTCTTGGTAGAAACGCCACTAACATCAGCACCAACCGAGAAGGTCAGCTCGTTTTATCTGGCTCTGGCCTCACCGTTTCACCAGGAGATGTAGTTGTCCAAAATGCCACGGCTCGGAGTGTCACTCTCTTGGCTACTGGCAACGTCACGCTGGGCGATACACCCCTCCCCCTTCCCGACAAAGGCGTGAACGATAGTATCGGCAATCCCTTAAGCATTCAACCTGACGGCAATACTTATCTAGTTACTAGCCCCACTGGCAACACCTTCTACATCAAAGGCAACATCGAAGTTCTCTTTGGCCCTGGCGGTGAAGTAGAAAACCCTGGTACCGATGGCAAAACTTCTCCTAACCCTCTACCAGATGTAGGTGCTCCCTTCCCGATTGCTCCAGAGATGGGCATTAATTTCCCCGCCCCTCCAGTAGTAGCACTCCCATCCATCCCAGAAGTTAACCTGCCACCCATTCCAGAAGTCTCACGAGAACTTCCACTGCGTCTTGACGAAAAGCAAACTCAACAACCTGGGCCAGTACCTCTAAGTATTCCGATTGTTCCTGAACCAGGCTCAACTGAAGCCATCGTTGACCCACCCTCATTAGGAGTTTCTCCCGATCCTCGACCTGAACCATCAATAGGCATTCCGCCCTCGCCTCAACCGGAAATAGGAGCACCAACTCCATCCGGAGTACCGCCCTCGCCTCAACCGGAATCTCCCGACACAACTCCTGGGGCTACACCACAACCTAGAACAGGTACAGTTCGGCGACAAGACATTGCCTTAGCTAGCGATCGCTCCCGTTCTAGTCCCACTCTAGGAACTACTGATCGGGAGCAACGAATTGCGATCGCGGCCAGTACCCAGGATTGCTTGCGAATTGGGCAGATTGTAGAAAATCAGGGAACCACTTACCGAGTCATTACCGATCAGGGGCGGGTAATTCAGTGCTACCAGGAACAACTGGCCTTAGCGCAACATAAAAACCAACCGCAGCAACAGCGGCAAACCTTGCATAACCTGGGCAGCATTTACTTTGTCGTGGGTAACTATGCTCAGTCGATCCAGCGCTACCAGCAAAGTTTGGCGATCGCTCGGCAACTGCAAAACCGGGAAAGTGAAGCTGAAGCGTTGAGTGGCTTAGGTGCTGCTTACAGTGCTGTGGGCAATTACGATAAAGCGATTCAATACTACGAACAAAGCTTAGCCATCAGCCGCACCTTAGCTGTCCCAGAATTGCAAGGCATGACGCTGCGGAACTTGGGAATTGCATATCTGGCTCAAAACAACCCTGCCAAAGCACTGGAATACCCAAAGCAAAGTTTAGCGATCGCGGAGAAAGCCCAAGATCGCCGGGGCATTGGGCAATCGCTTGGCAATTTGGGCCTGGTGTATTTTACCAAAGGGGATCACGCCAAAGCGGTGGAGCATTTGCAGCAGCAATTGGCGATCGCCCGCGAATTGAAAGATCGCTTAGCCGAAGGGCGAGCCTTGGGCAACTTGGGACTCGCTTACTATGGCTTGGAAGACTACCAGAAAGCTGCCGACCATCAACAACAGAGTTTGGCGATCGCTCAGCAGTTGCAAGACCGCCCTGGTGAAGGTCATGCCTTAAATAACTTAGGGGATGCTTGGTTCCGTTTGGGTAGATTGGCTGAAGCGGAGCAAACCCTATTTGCCGGGATCAAAGTTTGGGAATCGTTGCGATCGCAGCTTGACCAAAATGACGATGCCACCAAGATTTCCCTGTTCGATACTCAAGCTACAACTTACAGCACGCTGCAAGAAGTCTTAATTGCCCAAAATAAAGTGCAGGTGGCTTTAGAGGTTGCAGAGCGGGGGCGATCTCGTGCTTTTGTTGAGTTGCTGGCGAAGCAGTTGCCCCCTGATGGCACTAAAAGTCTTGCCGCCTCTAGTCTTGATCTGCCCAATATTGCCCAGATTCAACAAATCGCCCGCGAGCAGAATGCCACCCTAGTTGAATATTCAGTTATTCAA
This region of Trichocoleus desertorum NBK24 genomic DNA includes:
- a CDS encoding CHAT domain-containing protein, encoding MTLKNYLQSPQLGVNLLLAVLVLAEVVPAQSVHAGELPDGKALPILAAPNDAGTLVTPDGDRFDITGGQRSQDGANLFHSFSQFILETGYTANFLADPATQNILARVVGGNLSSIDGLIQVTGGGPNLFLINPAGIVFGANASLNVPGSFTATTANGVGFGKEWLNASGPNNYESLVGTPELFAFSMSQPGGIINTGKLEVAAGQNLTLLGGTVVSTGELKASEGHITVAAVPGNSLVRLSQAESLLTLDIQAIAPDTSQPNTWDFPIVDLPDLLTGGLGRNATNISTNREGQLVLSGSGLTVSPGDVVVQNATARSVTLLATGNVTLGDTPLPLPDKGVNDSIGNPLSIQPDGNTYLVTSPTGNTFYIKGNIEVLFGPGGEVENPGTDGKTSPNPLPDVGAPFPIAPEMGINFPAPPVVALPSIPEVNLPPIPEVSRELPLRLDEKQTQQPGPVPLSIPIVPEPGSTEAIVDPPSLGVSPDPRPEPSIGIPPSPQPEIGAPTPSGVPPSPQPESPDTTPGATPQPRTGTVRRQDIALASDRSRSSPTLGTTDREQRIAIAASTQDCLRIGQIVENQGTTYRVITDQGRVIQCYQEQLALAQHKNQPQQQRQTLHNLGSIYFVVGNYAQSIQRYQQSLAIARQLQNRESEAEALSGLGAAYSAVGNYDKAIQYYEQSLAISRTLAVPELQGMTLRNLGIAYLAQNNPAKALEYPKQSLAIAEKAQDRRGIGQSLGNLGLVYFTKGDHAKAVEHLQQQLAIARELKDRLAEGRALGNLGLAYYGLEDYQKAADHQQQSLAIAQQLQDRPGEGHALNNLGDAWFRLGRLAEAEQTLFAGIKVWESLRSQLDQNDDATKISLFDTQATTYSTLQEVLIAQNKVQVALEVAERGRSRAFVELLAKQLPPDGTKSLAASSLDLPNIAQIQQIAREQNATLVEYSVIQEAFQVEGQRRIEDKALYIWVVQPTGEVAFRQVDLKPLWQEQKTSLDDLVASTRASIGIEGRGLVFNQKTEVVASALERLQRYQTQQSQLKQLHQLLIQPIADLLPTNPEARVIFIPQGALFLAPFPALQDAAGKYLIEKHTMLTAPAIQILALTHQQRRRQGLAQQLQPTQVAATTLPRSPQHSLIVGNPTMPNLPTENGERSQQLYSLPGAEREAKMIASLLNTEAITGSAATKAAVMAKMGEARIIHLATHGLLDDFRGLGIPGAIALAPSGQDDGLLTANDILGLKLNAELVVLSACVTGRGKITGDGVVGLSRSLISAGAPSVVVSLWQVPDNPTATLMTEFYQNLQGQPDKAQALRQAMLATLKQYPDPRDWAAFTLIGEAE